The genomic segment GTCCGTCAATTGGACCAATATACGTAAAGCCTAGCTCTTCGAAGAGAACGCCAGATACGAGCAAGTACTTCATGCTGTCCTTGAAGCGTTCAGCCATGTGAGCTAATTTGCCCCCTACAGCAGGAATGGATTTCAACAATCCTTCGACTTCATCCTTCGCCCATTGATAGTTCTCCGTCGAGCGAATTTTCCCCAAGTAGTTGTGCAAGGCACCAACGTTTGGCGCGATGGACATTTCGTTATCATTTAACACAACGATGACATTCTTGCGCTCATGACCGATGTGGTTCAAGGCCTCCAGAGCCATACCGCCTGTCAGCGCACCGTCTCCGATCACAGCAACGACATGGTTCTTTTCTTTTTTCAAATCCCGCGCAGTTGCCATCCCCATTGCGGCAGACAGCGACGTGCTGCTATGCCCGGTTTCCCATACGTCATGCGGGCTTTCCACCATTTTGGGAAACCCGCACAACCCTTTGTACTGACGCAAGGTCGGAAACATCTCCCGGCGTCCTGTCAGCATTTTATGTACATATGCTTGATGTCCGACATCCCAGATCAGCTTGTCCTTGGGACTGTCAAAAACATAGTGCAGCGCTAGCGTCAGCTCGACGACACCCAGATTCGGCGCGAGATGTCCGCCTGTTTTCGAGAGCGTTTCGATTAGAAACTGACGGATCTCGGATGCCAATGTATGCAACTGCGGTTGCGTGCACTTTTTCAAGTCTTGAGGATCATTTATAGTAGTAAGCAGCATTGGTATTCCTCACTTTCCACTGTTCGTTCTCCGGCGATTGTGCATGCTGCATATCAATCAAGCCACTAGAAAACCCGGCTTTTCTTATTGCTATAGCCGATTCCGCTTATTTTCAGCTTGATTCATTATAACGGTTTCTTAATAAAAACACCACTTTTGATCAACATATACGAATATGAAGGCGATATCTTGCATTTTCTGGTAAGATGGTTTGGAATACATAATCCGAACAAAAGAGGTGGACGTCCGTGAAGTTCTCACAAATTCAGTATGAGCGCATGGATATGGACAAAGTTGAAGGACAATTCGCGCAATTATTGGAAGCGTTTCAACATGCTTCAAGCTTCTCCGAGCAAGATACGATCATGGCTCAATTGAACAAACTGCGACAAGAAGTGGAATCTGCGCGGAATGTCGCACAAATTCGCCACACAATCAATACAGAAGATCCCTTCTACAAAGCGGAGCAGGACTATTGGGATGATGCAACTCCTTTGTATACTGGCATCGTTTCCCGCTATTATCAGGCGATCGTCGATTCACCCTTCCGCGCTGAATTGGAAGAAAAATGGGGAGCACAGCTGTTTCGCATCGCAGAGAGCACACTCCGTACATTTTCTCCGGAAGTTATCACTGATTTGCAGGAAGAAAACCGTTTGGCCAGTCAATATGTCGCACTGAAAGCTTCTGCCAAAATCATGTTTGAAGGAGAAGAGCGAAACCTTTCGGAGATGGTTCCTTTTACAATTGCAAAAGATAGAGACATACGAAAACGCGCTAATGAAGCGAAGTATGATTATATGCGGCAACATACGGACGAATTTGATCGCATTTACGATACTCTCGTCAAGGTACGCACACGCATCGCCAAAAAACTCGGCTTCAATAGCTTCGTGGAGCTAGCCTACGCACGTATGAATCGTACCGATTACAACGCAGAAATGGTAGCCAGTTTCCGCCGGCAAGTGCTTGAGCACATCGTTCCAGTAGCGTCAAAGCTCGTTGAACGTCAGCGCCAACGCATTGGTGTCGATACACTAGAGTATTACGATCTTTCCTTTGATTTCGCTACAGGGAATCCAAGCCCGAAAGGCTCTCCGGAATGGATTGTGGAAAACGGGAAAAAGATGTATGCCGAGTTGTCACCTGAAACCGACGAATTTTATAACTTCATGCTAGACAATGACTGTTTAGATCTATTGAGCAAAAAAGGAAAGGCTACAGGCGGCTACTGTGAATACATCAGCCACTACAGACTCCCCTTTATTTTCGCCAATTTTAACGGTACCTCTGATGATATTGACGTACTTACGCACGAGGCAGGGCATGCGTTTCAAGTGTATGTAAGCCGGGATTTTGAGGTTCCTGAATATCATTTTCCAACCTATGAGGCATGTGAAATACATTCGATGAGCATGGAATTTTTGACATGGCCATGGATGGAGCATTTTTTCAAGGAAGATACCGACAAATACAAATTCTCTCATCTGAGCAGCGGTCTCCAGTTCATTCCGTACGGCGTCTCTGTGGATGAGTTCCAGCATGTTGTCTACGAGAACCCAGATATGACCCCGGCAGAGCGTAAACACGCTTGGCGTGAAATTGAGCGCAAGTACCTCCCGCATCGCAATTATGCACAGAATGAGTATCTTGAGGAGGGCGGGTTCTGGCAGCAGCAAACGCATATTTTCCAAAGTCCCTTCTATTACATCGACTACACACTTGCACAGATTTGCGCGTTCCAATTTTGGAAACGATCTCAATCTGAGCCGAAGCAAGCTTGGGAGGATTATTTGACGCTTTGCCAAGAGGGAGGCAGTAAATCGTTTCTCGAGCTGGTACAAGTGGCGAAGCTGTATTCTCCATTTGAGGACGACTGTATACCATCGGTGATTGGCGAGATTGAACAATTTTTAAATAGCATTGACGACAAAAGCTTGTAATAGGTAGTTACACAAAAAAGCTGGCATTTCCCGTATGGGTTGCCAGCTTTCCCTTATTTATTGCGATCACGCACGTAGTCGGCCAAAGGGCTGAGTGCTGAATTCTCGATTCCCGCATCTGCAAGCGCTGCTTTTGCCTCCGCAATCAATTCATCAAGACGCGCCTTCGATTCGGCTAGACCAAGAAGCGATGGGTACGTCGCTTTTTCCCGATCCGCATCGCTGCCAACTGCTTTCCCCAGCTCTTGGGCATCCCCTTCCACATTCAAGATGTCATCCTGAATTTGAAAAGCAAGACCAATGCAAACACCATAGCGTGTCAATGCTTCCATTTGACCTTCGGATGCTTCAGCGAGGTAGCCTCCCCCGCGCAAGGCTGCGATCAAGAGATCACCCGTTTTGTGACGATGAATAAATTCGAGCTGATCGAGGTTTAGGCGCTTGCTCTCCCCTTCGATATCAGCCATCTGTCCGCCAACCATGCCAGTTGCTCCTGCGCGTTTTCCCAGCTCCGCAATCAGTTTCACGGTAGTAGCCGCTGAAACATCCGCGCGATCCATGTAAGCTTCTGCAATGTATGCGAACGCTCTCGTCAGCAAGGCATCTCCTGCGAGAATGGCTGTTGCTTCACCGAATACTTTGTGGTTGGTCGGTTTTCCGCGACGAAGATCATCGTCGTCCATCGCAGGGAGGTCATCGTGAATCAAGGAGTACGTATGTATCATTTCCAAGGCAGCCGCAAATGCCACACCCCGTTCAATCGGCTTGTCCAGTGCTTCGAGGACCGCCAACACCAGCATGGGACGCAACCTTTTTCCGCCTGCCATGAGCGAATACTTCATGGATTCGTACAAGTTTTCCGGAACTCCTTGCTGCTCAAGGGCAGGCAGGAGTCTTTGTTCTATAAAGGCGGTCTTCTCCACCAAATAACTCTCGAATGTATGCACGCCGATCATGATTCTCCTTCCACGCGAAAAGCCTTCTGCTTTACCTGTCCGTCTTCTTCCACCAACTGGGTAATCTTCGCTTCGATTGCATCCAGCTTTTGGCCACAAATTCTGGAAAGAGTTACTCCTTCCTGATAAAGCGTAATCGCTTCTTCGAGGGGAATATCTCCTTCCTCGAGTCGATTGACGACTTCTTCCAGACGCTTCATCGCGTCCTCGAACTGCATATCAGTCTCTTGTTCTGTTTTCTTGCGAGCCACTCTGCTTCTCCTCCTCCCGGTTCACTTTTTCCACACGCGCAGTCGCACTGCCATCACTTAATCGTACCATGATCTCGTCACCAGGGGCAAACTGTTCCACCGATTTCACGAGTCTGTCATTGGTGTATACGAGTGAGAATCCACGCTGCATGACCTTCAGCGGACTCAGTGCTTCCAACGTAGCTACACGAGCTGCGAATGCCATTCTTTTTTGGTTGAGACGCCCCAGCATCCGTTCGTCCAAGGTGGCGCGGAGTTTAGACAGATTTTTTCTTTTATCCCCGATTTGATCAGCGAGGCGATAGCGCTTGATCTGTTCGTCTAATCTCGCATAGCGTTCGCGTCTTCTTTCCAGCAAATGCTTCATCGATTGTCGCATCCGCAAATGTGCCCGATCCAATCGTTCTGCGGCTTCCTCGAGCCTCCGCTCCGGCTGGCGCATCGCATACGAATTGCTCAAGCGTGTCAAACGGTTTCTCTGCTCTGTCATGGTACCACGCACTGCTCGATGCATCCGTATTTCGAGCTGCCGCACTCTCTCGACCCATTCCAAATAATGCGGTACAGCCAATTCAGCAGCTGCTGTCGGCGTAGCTGCCCGGACATCTGCTACGAAATCGGCGATCGTCACATCCGTCTCGTGTCCTACAGCGGAGATGACAGGGATGAGTGATGCAGCAATTGCCCTCGCTACGTTTTCATCATTAAACGCCCACAGCTCCTCAATGGAACCACCACCGCGCCCAACGATGAGAACATCAATGTCAGGCTGATCGTTCATGATCCGAATTGCGGAGACAATCGATGCAGGTGCATCCGCACCTTGGACAACTGCTGGTGAAAGTACAATCTCTGCCTGCGGATATCGCCTGCGAATCGTCGTGCAAATATCTCGAATGGCCGCTCCTGTCGGAGAAGTAACGACACCGACACGTTTGGGAAAACGCGGGAGCATTCGCTTCCTCTCTGCTGCGAACAACCCTTCTTGAGCCAATTTTTCTTTCAGCTGCTCAAATGCTAAATAAAGCGAGCCGAGACCATCTGGCTGCATTTCTTTTGCGTACAACTGATATGCGCCATCCCGTTCGTATGCAGAAATAGACCCGCGTACAATTGCTTTTGCCCCATCTTTTGGCAAGAAACGCAGGAAGCGGTTATGGCTCGCAAACATGACGACTTTGATACGTGACTGCTTGTCCTTTAGCGTGAAATACATATGACCGCTGGAATGGTGGGTAAAATTGGAGATTTCCCCTCTCACCCATATATCTTGCAGGTGGGGTTCCTTTTCCAGCACCAGCTTAATATAACGATTGAGATCACTGACAGATAAGATATCTTGTAATGCCATGCGGCCCCTCCTTTACAAAAACTTGGCTTAGCCGTGCATGTAACAAGGACTATGCAAAAGAATGGATAAAGCTTATGCCTTATCCATTCTATAATAAGTTGCCGATTTTCCTTCTATTGTTTTGCTTGCTTTTTTGCTGCCGCAACGGTATTTTTCAGCAGCATCGTAATCGTCATCGGGCCAACACCGCCTGGAACAGGTGTTAAAAAGCTAGCCACTTCTTTGACTTCGTCGAACTTGACATCTCCAACCAGCTTACCCGTTTCGATGCGATTCACACCAACGTCAATGACGACAGCGCCCGGTTTGACATGCTCCTTGCCGATCATATGAGCCCTACCGGTTGCAACGACGAGGATGTCTGCCTTTTGGGTGTATTCCTCGAGATTTTGCGTGCGAGAATGACACATGGTTACCGTAGCATTTTCCTGTTGCAGTAGCAATGAGACCGGCTTACCAACGATGTTGCTTCGTCCGATCACCACGGCATGTTTGCCTGCCATTGGGGTGCCTGTGCGCTTGATCAATTCAATAACCCCGTGCGGCGTGCAAGGAAGCATCGTATCATTTCCCAATACCATGTTTCCTACACTAATCGGATGGAAACCGTCCACATCTTTTTCAGGTGCTATGGCTTCAATTACCGCATGCTCTGAAATATGAGCAGGAAGAGGAAGCTGAACCAAAATCCCATTAACGTTCGGATTTTCGTTCAACTGTTGAATGATAACCAACAACTCTTCCTCTGTGATGTCAGCGTCCTTCCTAATAATCTCGGATGAAATACCGACTTCCTCGCAGCCTTTTGCTTTCCCACGTACATAGGAGTGAGAAGCTGGGTCGTCCCCCACAATGACAACAGTCAACCCCGGTACGATCCCTTGCTTTTTCAATTCAGCTACTTCGTTCGCCAATTCGGCCCGAATACTCTGTGCTACTTCTTTTCCCTGAAGAATGGTTGCAGCCATGGAGAAAATGCCTCCTTTATCAACGTCGATACGTTAAGTGTACCGATTTCCCCCTCAGCTGTAAAGCCGAATTATAAAAAGTTCGCATTTATTTAATGTTCGTCTTTTGCTTCATCCACCCCAACATAGCGACTCCATAGGCATTATCACCGGAGTAAACGGGGTCACAGAAGTACAGCTTCGCCTTCACAGCAGGGTGTTCCAGGCGTTTGATCAGCCGCTCGCGTATGTAATAATTAGCAGCTACTCCTCCAACAATCAAGATGTCCTTCGGGTAGCCTTGCTCTACTGCATGGCGCAATGACTTCTCTAGTGTATTGGCAATGCATTGCTCTGTCGCCCGCGCAATCTCAGCAGGGCTCGTACTACCCTTCTCCACTTCCCGCAAAAGCGATGCTTCTGGACCAGAAAAACTAAAGGAAAGCCCGTCAACCGCTGAAGAAATCCGAAACCCGCCTGTTGAGTCCTTGGCTAACTGTTCCAACGCGGGACCGGCAGGAAAGGACAGTCCGAGTGCCACACCAATCCGATCGACCAGTTGACCTGCGTGCAGATCGATCGTCCCACCGATTTTCTCAATGGCATAACCGGCTGTATGACGCTCGCACAACAACAACTCGCTGGTGCCGCCAGACAAATGCACAGCCAAAAAGCGATCCTCTGTCGGACGCACCTCAGCGGTATATTCCCCCGCCGCGATATGTCCCTCTTGATGAGTCGTCAAGTGCAGGGGAACCCGCAAATAAGTCGCCAACGATTTCGCCAAGCCCTCGCCTACCTTAAATACAGGCATATAAGATCCGTCTTGCGGACGCGGCTTCTCGCTCACGCAAATCGCTGCAATCTCGTAATCCTTCCACTTCATCTCTTCACTTAATTCCGGCAGGTTCATCACATGCTGAAAGACGGCTTCGGATTGTTGCAGTCCGCGCTTGCCCTCCTTTACTTTCAGAAGGCGTTTTGCTTCTGCGACAATTCGGCCGTCTTCCTCAGCCAAGCACAGTGATGTCCGGTAATTGCTCGTGTCGATTCCCAACATTACCTTACTCATGCTTGTATCTCCTACCTGTTACGCCTGCTTGGTTTCACGTGATTGCAAGAAGCTCGACAACACACCGTTAATGTATCGGTGGGACTGCTCGTCGCTAAAGAGCTTCGCGATTTCAATCGCTTCGTTCATCACGACTTTGTCAGGAGTGTCTTGCTCGAACATGATCTCGTAAAACGCCAGACGAAGAATAGCTCGATCTACATTGGCGATGCGTTCCAATTGCCATCCACGCAGATACTTCTTGATTTCTGAATCAATCTCAGTCAAGTTCTTCAATACACCATCGAGGAGATAACGCAAATACTGTGCATTTTCCTCGGATTCTTCCATGACGAGGGCAACCGCATCCGTTAGCGGAACCTCTGCCATATCGATTTGGAAAAGACATTGGACTACTTTTTCTCGTGCTGTTCTTCGTTTCATACCATTCATTCACCTACTAATTAAAATGAGCTCGGACTTTCCTTCTATCACCGAAACTTGCCTGGCAAAATCTTGTCGAGAATTTCACGCAAGTCTTCTTTATGATCGAGCTTGCGACCAATATAATACCCGGTCCCGACAAACACAACAAAAACCAGTGTATCCCAAAATCCCACGAGAAGGTAGATGATGCCTAAAAAAAGTCCGGCCAAAACCCCCATTAGCTTCCCCTTGTGTTCCCACATTAACTCCCGCACCATTTACTTCACCTTCTATTCCACCCGTTTACGAGCCGCGTAGTTTTCCTGCTGAGCTACTTCCGTCACGACAATGGCTACCTCAGAAATGACAACACCAGCAATCCCTTCGACTTGCTCCTTCACGTCAGCCTGTAGCTTCTGTGTCAGTTCAGGCAATGGCGTCTCTCCATCTACTGAAACACGCAGGGTGATAATATTGCCGCTCTCGAGTGCTTTGACTGTCGTTTTCATATCGCGCACTCCTTTAACACGGCGCGCTGCACGCTCAGCAATGGTCTGGATCGTCTGAATCGTAATGTTGACCTCACCCAAATCACTGCGCTGACGGATTCCCCGTTCTACTTTAGGCTTGTTAGAGCGGAAAGAACTGAAAAAGAAGCGAAGGCTAACTACGAGGAAAATGATCGCGACAATGAGATAGGTGATGTTCGTACCCGCCAGCACCTGATCCACGTATGGACGGAAAAAGTCTTGCGGGATCAATCCGCTGGTCGCTGCTATCGCGATGCAGGACAAAACAATGAGCGCAAAGCTGTAAATCGTCAAGATAAAGCGGTCAAACAAGTTCACAAGCACCTCTCCTTTCAGCCATGTTTGAAAAAGGAGACAAACACGGCACGCTCCAGAAAACTCCATGAATTTACGCGGAAAGCCTAAACAAAATCAGGTTTTCAAATGAGGAAAATGCCCCCTGTTCGTAGGGGGCATCCATCCGCTGCTTGTTAGCGCACGCGCTGGTGTTCTTCGACCGGTACTGGTGCCGGCGCTTTTTCTTCTGCTTTCAACTCAACATCAACGATATGTACGTTTACTTCAACTACTGAAAGACCTGTCATGCTCTCAATCGCATTGCGTACACTATCTTGAATATTTCGAGCGACTTCCGGGATGCGATGTCCGTATTTAACAATGATCGAAACATCCACCGCTGCTTCGCGGGAGCCAACCTCTACACGCACACCACGTGCTATATTTTTACGGCCTAAACGTTCAGCTATTTCTCCTACGAAACCGCCGCTCATTTGCGCCACACCTTCTACTTCGGACGCAGCCATGCCGGCGATCACTTCCAACACTTCGGGAGCGATCTGGACCTTACCAAGCTCTGTTCTATCTAAATCTGGAGTAAACTCTTCCATGCTTCGCACCTCCCTTTAATTTGTAATTCATTATACCAAGCACACCGTATTTTTACAAATCAGCCCTACTTACTCTTCATCCAGGTTCAAGTCGTAGGTTTCCAAGAATTTCGTATCGAAATTCCCGCTGACAAATACTTCGTGCTCCAATACCTTCAAATGGAATGGAATCGTTGTCGTAATACCCTCTATGACGAATTCGCTCAAGGCACGCTTCATACGGTCAATCGCTTCGTTACGATCCTTGCCCCACACAATCAGCTTGGCGATCATAGAGTCGTAGTAGGGCGGAATGGAATATCCCGCATACGCTGCACTGTCTACGCGCACACCAAAGCCGCCTGGCGCCAAATATTCCGTGATACGACCTGGCGAAGGCATAAAGTTTTTCGCAGGATTCTCAGCATTAATGCGGCATTCAATAGCCCAGCCGTCCAGTTGGATATCCTCTTGCGTAAAGGACAATGGTTGACCTGCCGCTACGGTCAGCTGCTCCTTGATCAGGTCAAAGCCAGTCACCAGCTCGGTTACAGGGTGCTCTACCTGAATACGTGTATTCATTTCCATGAAGTAGAATTGTCCGTGTTTGTCCAGCAAAAACTCGACAGTGCCCGCACCGTGATAGGAAACGGCCTTTGCCGCCGCAACCGCAGCTTCACCCATTTGTCGGCGCAGCTCTTCACTCAATGCTGGAGATGGCGCTTCCTCGATCAGCTTTTGGTGACGACGTTGGATGGAGCAGTCGCGCTCACCCAGGTATACGGCATTGCCATGCTTGTCTGCCATGATTTGAATTTCCACATGGCGTGGGCCTTCCACGAACTTCTCCAAGTAAACCCCTGGATTGCCAAAAGCCGTTTTTGCCTCGTTTTGCGCCTGACGGATTGCTTTTTCCAAATCTGCGTCGTCTACGGCTACGCGCATTCCGCGTCCGCCGCCACCCGCTGTCGCTTTGACCATGACAGGATAGCCAATCTCGTTTGCGGTGACTACAGCGTCAGCCACATCTTCGATCAAGCCTTCCGTACCTGGTACAGTAGGTACACCTGCCGTTTTCATCGTATCCTTCGCTGTGGACTTGTCCCCCATCTTCACAATTGCTTCTGGGTCTGGACCGATAAAGGCAATGTTGCAGGCGGTACAAATCTCGGCAAAGTCGGCGTTTTCCGCCAAGAAGCCATAACCAGGATGGATGGCGTCTGCCCCTACCTTGGTCGCTACACTCATGATGTTTGCTATATTCAAATAGCTTTCCTTGGATGCCTTTGGACCAATACAGTAGGCTTCGTCGGCCAGCTTCACATGAAGCGCTTCACGATCCGCTTCGGAGTAGACGGCGACCGTACGAATGCCCAACTCGCGGCATGCCCGGATAATACGCACGGCAATCTCCCCGCGATTGGCAATCAATACTTTTTGAAACATTCCGCTCTCCCCCACCTTATTCTGGCTTCACCAAAAACAATGCTTGGCCATACTCAACCAATTGGCCGTCTTCTACGAGCACTTTCACGATCTCGCCGCTTACTTCTGCTTCGATTTCGTTAAAGAGTTTCATGGCTTCCACGATGCAAACGACTTTGCTCGCAGTTACTTTGTCACCAGCTTGTACGTAAGGCGGCTTGCCTGGTTCTGGTGCGCTATAGAAAGTCCCTACCATTGGAGATACAATCTTGTGGAGATTTGCTTCATCCGATGCTTGTACAGCTGCTTTCGGAGCTTCTGCTGCGACTGGCGCTGCTGCGGCAACTGGCTGAGCCGGGATATGTGCTACTGGTGCTGCAACAGGAGCTTGAACCGCTGGTTGCGTGACGACAATCGTTTCCGTACCATTGGATTTTTTCAGAGACACCTTGGCACCTTCTGTTTCCAAGTTAAATTCTTGAATGGATGATTGATCAATTAACTTAATGATTTCGCGGATTTCATGCATTTTCATTACGAACAAGCACTCCTTCTTTTCTTTCAATAGAGGTTCGTGGAGTCCATTATGTATCCTTTTGGCAAACCATAAATCCATGGTAGCCTGTTGCCTATACCACGTCAAGAAAGGATTTCCCCGCTTCTTTTCCAACAGAAGCGAGAAAATCCTTACCATCATGCCCGTTTCCCTTGTCCCTTATAACGGGGGGCACAACCTAGTTTCTTAGGAAGACTTGTATTCAACGATAATGTTAGTGGCTGGGAGATTCAAGTGTTGCTTCACACTTGCGATGATCTCTACTACTTCATTTGCGCTTAATTTATCTTTTTGTACAATGACTGTCGCCTTGTCATTTTTGACGGTAACTACCGCATCCTGGTAGCCACTCGCCTTGAGCATTTCTTCTGCAGTCATCGTAGCACTTTCCATATTGGACAATTCTTCAAACTTGGCCATCGCTTCTGCTACTGCCTGTGGAGAGGAATCCGTGCTGTTTACGATCGCAAGCTGTTCGTCTTTTTGTTGCTGCAGCATGGCTTCGCGTTTCATTTTGTATCCTTGGAAGATTTCACTCGCCGTTTCTGCAACTGGGACAACCGTGTTCGTTGCTGCTGGTTTCGCTTCCGGCGCAGCAGGAGTTTTGGCTTCCTGCGTACCACTTTTACCGTCTACCGGAGTTTCCTTTGGAGCTTGATCGACAGGAGTTGCTTGTGGTGCGTGATCTACTTGCTTGGATTCAACAACCACACCGGAAATTTGTTCTTGTTTCTGGACGGCTTGCTCTTGTCCTGATGTTGGGACCTGTTCTTGCGGCCCCTTCACCAAGTAATATCCGGAGAGCACAACCATGACAGCAAGCATTGTCAACAACCATACCGTTTGCTTTCGCAGAATCATTCGCCATTACCTCCTACCCTTTTTTGGGCAATATGGATATTTTATAAGCGGGAACATCCAAAACCTTTTGAACGGCTTCAGTGATCCACGCTTTAACCTGGATGTTATCGGCCCCTTTAGCGACTACCAGGACCCCGCGGACTTGCGGCTTCAGTGTCTTCACGATGACGGGTGCATCTTGCTTCCCACCTTGTACGATGACGACCTGCTCATCTCGTGACTGGTCATTTTGATTGCGGGTTGCCTTTTCTTTGTCCATTTCCTGATTGGTTGAGGAACGAATGTTGCGGTTTTTTTCCACAACGAGCTCTGGTGTTGATTCCAGATTGACCATGACCTCCACTTCGCCTACGCCGACAACAGAAGCGAGAATATCGCGTAGCTGCGTCTCGTAAATGTTTTCGTATTCGGCAATGACATCGGTAGTCGGTGATCCCCCCAGCACCTGGGAAGTTGCATCGCCTCCAGGGGGACCTGGCGCCTCACTCCCTATATCTCCAAATCTGAGTGGCTGATCTTTTTCCACTCTGAGGAAATCCGTCAAAATCATAATGGCTACGCCAATTCCCAATATGACGATGAAATAATGCAGCGGCTTTAGTTTTTGGTTTTTGCCCTTGCTCCCCACTGCGATTTTCTTTTCTTCCTGCATCGTCTCGCCTTGTTGCTTCATGAACAGCGTTTTCAGCTTTTCCCATAATTGGTTCATTGTTTTCACCTCACTTCACTAACGGTATCCGCTACTGTTTTTCTCTTTCTTTCGATTCGTCCGTGATGACAACCTGACTCTTCGAAAGCCCCCACTCTTTGGCGACATCGTTTGTGATTTGCGCGTAAAGTGGATTGTCATGATGAGCTGTTGCTGCCATATCTGATTTGGGATCAGGTTGTATTTCAATTGGTTCGCCAATCGTAATCTCAACAGGCTGGATAGGTTTAATCGGTTCAATCGTGCTCTGCCCTTTTTGCTCTTCCTTGTTCGTGTCACCGACTACCATCTCGATTCGCTCAAGGGTTGGCTTTTCCGGATTTTGCTGATTGACGGTAATCGTGACATCTTCGACAGTTACGCCGTACTGCTCTTTGACACTGGCTTTTACTGAGGACGCTACCTGTGACTGGACGTAAGCGGTCATCTGTTGGTTTTGTTGACCGAGCAGCTTGTCAGTGATGCGTTTCCACTCTGCCGAAGCAGGCTTGTTCAGCTCTTGTTGGTAGCGATCCAGACGAAAGGCCAAATCTTCCTGCGAGAGGCTGAACAGACTAAA from the Brevibacillus brevis genome contains:
- the accB gene encoding acetyl-CoA carboxylase biotin carboxyl carrier protein, whose translation is MKMHEIREIIKLIDQSSIQEFNLETEGAKVSLKKSNGTETIVVTQPAVQAPVAAPVAHIPAQPVAAAAPVAAEAPKAAVQASDEANLHKIVSPMVGTFYSAPEPGKPPYVQAGDKVTASKVVCIVEAMKLFNEIEAEVSGEIVKVLVEDGQLVEYGQALFLVKPE
- the spoIIIAG gene encoding stage III sporulation protein AG; this translates as MNQLWEKLKTLFMKQQGETMQEEKKIAVGSKGKNQKLKPLHYFIVILGIGVAIMILTDFLRVEKDQPLRFGDIGSEAPGPPGGDATSQVLGGSPTTDVIAEYENIYETQLRDILASVVGVGEVEVMVNLESTPELVVEKNRNIRSSTNQEMDKEKATRNQNDQSRDEQVVIVQGGKQDAPVIVKTLKPQVRGVLVVAKGADNIQVKAWITEAVQKVLDVPAYKISILPKKG
- the accC gene encoding acetyl-CoA carboxylase biotin carboxylase subunit produces the protein MFQKVLIANRGEIAVRIIRACRELGIRTVAVYSEADREALHVKLADEAYCIGPKASKESYLNIANIMSVATKVGADAIHPGYGFLAENADFAEICTACNIAFIGPDPEAIVKMGDKSTAKDTMKTAGVPTVPGTEGLIEDVADAVVTANEIGYPVMVKATAGGGGRGMRVAVDDADLEKAIRQAQNEAKTAFGNPGVYLEKFVEGPRHVEIQIMADKHGNAVYLGERDCSIQRRHQKLIEEAPSPALSEELRRQMGEAAVAAAKAVSYHGAGTVEFLLDKHGQFYFMEMNTRIQVEHPVTELVTGFDLIKEQLTVAAGQPLSFTQEDIQLDGWAIECRINAENPAKNFMPSPGRITEYLAPGGFGVRVDSAAYAGYSIPPYYDSMIAKLIVWGKDRNEAIDRMKRALSEFVIEGITTTIPFHLKVLEHEVFVSGNFDTKFLETYDLNLDEE
- a CDS encoding SpoIIIAH-like family protein: MILRKQTVWLLTMLAVMVVLSGYYLVKGPQEQVPTSGQEQAVQKQEQISGVVVESKQVDHAPQATPVDQAPKETPVDGKSGTQEAKTPAAPEAKPAATNTVVPVAETASEIFQGYKMKREAMLQQQKDEQLAIVNSTDSSPQAVAEAMAKFEELSNMESATMTAEEMLKASGYQDAVVTVKNDKATVIVQKDKLSANEVVEIIASVKQHLNLPATNIIVEYKSS
- the amaP gene encoding alkaline shock response membrane anchor protein AmaP, which codes for MNLFDRFILTIYSFALIVLSCIAIAATSGLIPQDFFRPYVDQVLAGTNITYLIVAIIFLVVSLRFFFSSFRSNKPKVERGIRQRSDLGEVNITIQTIQTIAERAARRVKGVRDMKTTVKALESGNIITLRVSVDGETPLPELTQKLQADVKEQVEGIAGVVISEVAIVVTEVAQQENYAARKRVE
- a CDS encoding Asp23/Gls24 family envelope stress response protein, which encodes MEEFTPDLDRTELGKVQIAPEVLEVIAGMAASEVEGVAQMSGGFVGEIAERLGRKNIARGVRVEVGSREAAVDVSIIVKYGHRIPEVARNIQDSVRNAIESMTGLSVVEVNVHIVDVELKAEEKAPAPVPVEEHQRVR
- the spoIIIAF gene encoding stage III sporulation protein AF, coding for MTWLTLWLKKIILLVLLAAFLDLILPNTTLQRYVKMVMGLILLLTIISPVFSLFSLSQEDLAFRLDRYQQELNKPASAEWKRITDKLLGQQNQQMTAYVQSQVASSVKASVKEQYGVTVEDVTITVNQQNPEKPTLERIEMVVGDTNKEEQKGQSTIEPIKPIQPVEITIGEPIEIQPDPKSDMAATAHHDNPLYAQITNDVAKEWGLSKSQVVITDESKEREKQ